The proteins below are encoded in one region of Conger conger chromosome 17, fConCon1.1, whole genome shotgun sequence:
- the LOC133117019 gene encoding protein sprouty homolog 2-like: MEAGTGSSSGSAVPDSRGQCTGEPGCQQVLVLSLDQIHTVGSTNEYTEGPTVAAVRPGSQPAVLQPPPPQQKCEPVGGLAAELHQQRSATRGQHQHQSSPSAVPAQSPVGASHGGDFVEGGAPGDPAPGRVATATPKASKPKQGEPKLFEEEEEGKAGRGGHARLCEDCGLCTCEECAFPRALPSCWACQHRCVCSAQSLLEYATCVCCVKGLFYHCSSDDEDVCADRPFSCGPSRRGLRWAAVAAAALFLPCLLCYPPAKGCLRVAQGCYRRLRGPGGCRCGRPNGRSKHAPGQPARNK, encoded by the coding sequence atgGAGGCGGGAACTGGGAGCAGCAGTGGGTCGGCTGTGcctgacagtagggggcagtgtaCTGGGGAACCGGGGTGCCAGCAGGTGCTTGTGCTGTCCCTGGACCAGATCCACACAGTGGGGAGCACTAATGAGTACACGGAGGGGCCTACGGTGGCGGCAGTCCGACCTGGGAGCCAACCGGCTGTTCTACAGCCACCACCACCTCAGCAGAAATGTGAGCCAGTGGGGGGTTTGGCAGCAGAGCTGCACCAGCAGAGGTCTGCCACTAGGGGACAGCACCAACATCAGTCCTCCCCTTCGGCCGTTCCCGCCCAGTCGCCCGTCGGCGCGTCCCACGGCGGCGACTTCGTCGAGGGGGGAGCCCCGGGCGACCCCGCCCCCGGCCGGGTCGCTACGGCAACCCCTAAAGCGTCGAAGCCAAAGCAGGGGGAGCCGAAGCTCttcgaggaggaagaggagggcaaGGCGGGGCGCGGCGGCCACGCCCGGCTGTGCGAGGACTGCGGGCTGTGCACGTGCGAGGAGTGCGCCTTCCCGCGGGCGCTGCCCTCCTGCTGGGCCTGCCAGCACCGCTGCGTCTGCTCGGCCCAGAGCCTCCTGGAGTACGCCACCTGCGTGTGCTGCGTGAAGGGCCTGTTCTACCACTGCTCCAGCGACGACGAGGACGTGTGCGCCGACCGGCCCTTCTCCTGTGGGCCGTCCCGCCGGGGCCTGCGCTGGGCCGCCGTGGCCGCCGCCGCGCTCTtcctgccctgcctgctctgctACCCGCCCGCCAAGGGCTGCCTGCGCGTGGCGCAGGGCTGCTACCGCCGCCTCAGAGGCCCGGGGGGGTGCCGCTGCGGACGGCCCAACGGCCGGAGCAAACACGCCCCCGGGCAGCCCGCGCGGAATAAGTAG